In one window of Henckelia pumila isolate YLH828 chromosome 1, ASM3356847v2, whole genome shotgun sequence DNA:
- the LOC140875379 gene encoding protein CDC73 homolog yields MDPLTLLREYTIRNSLDKIVRVNDEYRFGSDYSFPATIETAYRSKHVQSTRRYTLETLFHFITNHQLKHTDYLQHARSLRIPAVTLPDRKTVLDYLTGKIQSSDSIVPLDFPNIPQIPALNNVERNLQYDSNELPVQEGLTSEKSLIELIRARERPIKDRETMLVFKSRDFYSVLASATKREEEKQRMDALQRKDNIVAKNRIESRGYGVGEEATKMRKIGEGVPIILVPSAFSTLITIYNVKDFLEDGVFISSDDKVKQMKGGKPECVTVQKKFSRDRVVTAYEVRDKPSALKSDDWDRVVAVFVLGKEWQFKDWPFKDHVEIFNKILGFYIRFEDDSIESAKTVKQWNVKIISISKNKRHQDRAAALEVWNKLEEFMQSRSR; encoded by the exons ATGGACCCGCTAACCCTTCTCCGCGAGTACACAATCCGCAATTCACTCGACAAAATCGTCCGCGTCAACGATGAATATCGCTTCGGCTCCGACTACTCCTTCCCGGCTACCATCGAGACCGCTTACCGCTCCAAGCACGTGCAATCCACCCGCCGCTACACTCTTGAAACCCTTTTTCACTTCATCACCAATCACCAACTCAAGCACACCGATTACCTGCAGCACGCGCGATCTCTCCGCATCCCCGCCGTCACTCTCCCTGATCGCAAAACGGTTCTTGATTATCTTACTGGAAAAATCCAATCTTCTGATTCCATTGTCCCCCTTGATTTCCCTAACATTCCTCAAATCCCAGCCTTGAACAATGTGGAACGTAATCTGCAGTATGATTCCAACGAATTGCCGGTTCAGGAGGGTTTAACGAGCGAGAAGAGCCTGATTGAGTTGATTAGGGCTAGGGAGAGACCAATCAAGGATAGGGAGACAATGTTGGTGTTTAAAAGTCGAGATTTTTATAGTGTCCTGGCTTCTGCTACGAAACGAGAGGAGGAGAAGCAACGTATGGACGCTTTGCAGAGGAAAGATAACATTGTTGCTAAGAATAGAATTGAGAGTAGAGGGTATGGAGTGGGGGAGGAGGCCACGAAGATGCGCAAGATTGGGGAAGGCGTGCCCATTATTTTGGTCCCAAGTGCGTTTTCCACCCTGATTACCATTTATAATGTTAAGGACTTTTTGGAGGATGGGGTGTTCATTTCCTCGGATGATAAGGTTAAGCAGATGAAAGGGGGGAAGCCCGAGTGCGTGACAGTGCAGAAGAAGTTTAGTAGGGATCGGGTGGTGACAGCTTATGAGGTGAGAGATAAGCCATCTGCACTGAAAAGTGATGATTGGGATCGCGTGGTTGCCGTGTTTGTGCTTGGAAAGGAGTGGCAGTTCAAGGACTGGCCATTTAAGGATCATGTGGAGATCTTTAACAAGA TTCTTGGGTTTTACATTCGCTTTGAGGATGACAGCATAGAATCAGCAAAAACCGTGAAGCAGTGGAATGTGAAGATCATATCG ATTAGCAAAAACAAGCGACACCAGGACAGAGCTGCAGCACTTGAGGTGTGGAACAAACTTGAAGAATTTATGCAATCTCGATCTCGTTAG
- the LOC140875406 gene encoding non-specific lipid transfer protein GPI-anchored 5-like, which translates to MAHQKVSTGLAMVLVAMLWPYVTSQSNDCTNVLISMSPCLNFISGNSSTPSVSCCSKLRNVVGSQPQCLCQVLNGGGSNMGLNINQTQALALPKACNVQTPSVTKCNDASPSNSPSPPNSPSKTPSGGGAGSKVVPSPGDGSSNAASPNQLALSMISFCVFLAFYVSAFVL; encoded by the exons ATGGCACACCAGAAAGTTTCAACGGGCTTAGCCATGGTTCTTGTCGCCATGCTTTGGCCCTATGTCACATCGCAGTCAAATGATTGTACCAACGTGCTCATTAGCATGTCACCTTGCCTGAATTTCATCTCCGGCAACTCCTCCACCCCATCAGTTTCCTGCTGCTCAAAGCTCCGGAACGTCGTTGGGTCGCAGCCACAATGCTTGTGTCAAGTTCTTAATGGTGGAGGATCAAACATGGGACTGAATATTAATCAAACTCAGGCACTTGCCTTGCCTAAGGCTTGCAATGTTCAAACTCCCTCTGTCACCAAATGCAATG ATGCTTCTCCATCCAACTCTCCTTCCCCACCAAACTCTCCTAGCAAAACACCATCAG GGGGCGGGGCCGGATCAAAAGTGGTGCCATCGCCCGGAGATGGTTCTTCAAATGCAGCTTCACCAAACCAGCTCGCTCTTAGTATGATATCGTTCTGCGTCTTCCTAGCATTTTATGTTTCAGCTTTCGTGTTGTAG
- the LOC140875391 gene encoding non-specific lipid transfer protein GPI-anchored 20 isoform X2 has translation MALHFLITFLAIATIALLSTSSGQITPSTPCTSSMITSFMPCVNFVTNGTVNSTTPPPACCTSLGSLMNNGKDCLCQIATGNVPFQVPVNQTLAISLPRACNMPGVPLQCKAVGAPVPAPAPAPGPLASSQITLPPNAAPSPSIKDPSGAEPLSPRLAPEAEPTTPTSPSPPTTTGGAPADNTGSRAGVTPSAAGHSFSASSPLLLVAVLGAVAFKYY, from the exons ATGGCCCTCCATTTCTTGATCACATTCCTAGCAATAGCAACAATTGCATTGCTCTCAACCTCATCAGGGCAAATCACACCTAGTACTCCATGCACATCTTCAATGATCACATCTTTCATGCCTTGCGTAAACTTCGTGACCAACGGCACTGTCAACTCGACTACCCCGCCTCCTGCTTGCTGCACTTCGCTAGGCTCCCTCATGAACAATGGGAAAGACTGTCTTTGCCAGATCGCGACCGGGAACGTTCCTTTCCAAGTCCCAGTTAATCAAACTCTCGCGATTTCTCTCCCGCGTGCTTGTAACATGCCTGGTGTGCCTCTTCAATGCAAAG CCGTTGGTGCTCCAGTTCCAGCTCCAGCTCCAGCTC CAGGCCCTCTGGCTAGTAGTCAAATTACACTTCCGCCAAATGCTGCTCCTTCTCCAAGTATCAAAG ATCCATCTGGTGCTGAGCCACTATCACCAAGATTGGCCCCAGAAGCCGAACCAACCACCCCGACTTCACCATCTCCTCCAACTACTACAGGAGGAGCTCCGGCGGACAACACGGGCAGCAGGGCAGGAGTGACACCATCAGCTGCTGGCCACTCGTTTAGTGCTTCTTCTCCTCTGCTTCTTGTGGCTGTGCTAGGAGCTGTTGCATTTAAATACTACTAG
- the LOC140875391 gene encoding non-specific lipid transfer protein GPI-anchored 20 isoform X1 has product MALHFLITFLAIATIALLSTSSGQITPSTPCTSSMITSFMPCVNFVTNGTVNSTTPPPACCTSLGSLMNNGKDCLCQIATGNVPFQVPVNQTLAISLPRACNMPGVPLQCKAVGAPVPAPAPAPAPGPLASSQITLPPNAAPSPSIKDPSGAEPLSPRLAPEAEPTTPTSPSPPTTTGGAPADNTGSRAGVTPSAAGHSFSASSPLLLVAVLGAVAFKYY; this is encoded by the exons ATGGCCCTCCATTTCTTGATCACATTCCTAGCAATAGCAACAATTGCATTGCTCTCAACCTCATCAGGGCAAATCACACCTAGTACTCCATGCACATCTTCAATGATCACATCTTTCATGCCTTGCGTAAACTTCGTGACCAACGGCACTGTCAACTCGACTACCCCGCCTCCTGCTTGCTGCACTTCGCTAGGCTCCCTCATGAACAATGGGAAAGACTGTCTTTGCCAGATCGCGACCGGGAACGTTCCTTTCCAAGTCCCAGTTAATCAAACTCTCGCGATTTCTCTCCCGCGTGCTTGTAACATGCCTGGTGTGCCTCTTCAATGCAAAG CCGTTGGTGCTCCAGTTCCAGCTCCAGCTCCAGCTCCAGCTCCAG GCCCTCTGGCTAGTAGTCAAATTACACTTCCGCCAAATGCTGCTCCTTCTCCAAGTATCAAAG ATCCATCTGGTGCTGAGCCACTATCACCAAGATTGGCCCCAGAAGCCGAACCAACCACCCCGACTTCACCATCTCCTCCAACTACTACAGGAGGAGCTCCGGCGGACAACACGGGCAGCAGGGCAGGAGTGACACCATCAGCTGCTGGCCACTCGTTTAGTGCTTCTTCTCCTCTGCTTCTTGTGGCTGTGCTAGGAGCTGTTGCATTTAAATACTACTAG